TCCTCGGTCTCGAACCGGTTCTCGGTCGTGATCGTGGCGGTGATCTGCTGGCCTTCTTGCAGCGGCAGCGCGCCCAGAGAACCGCCCGCGGTCTGCGCATTCTGCTCGCGGATCGCGGCCACCACGGCGCTGGGCGAAAGATTGTAGGAAGCCAGCTTTTCGGGATCGAGCCAAATGCGCATCGCATATTCGGAGCCGAACAGCGTGACATCGCCGACGCCGGTCACACGGCGCAATTCATCGATCACTTGCGTCGAGGCGATATTGCCGAGATCGGTCGAGTCGAGCGTGCCCGATTCCGAAGTCAGCGCGACGATCATCAGGAAGCCGGCATTCGCCTGGCGCACGGTAATCCCCTGGCGGCGGACTTCCTCGGGCAGCCGGGCCTCGACCGTGCTCAGCCGGTTCTGCACCTCGGTCTGCGCGATATCGATATCGGTGCCCGCTTCGAAGGTCAGCGTGATCGAGGCGGTCCCGTTCGAAAGGCTCGACGAGGCCATGTAGAGGAAACCCTCGACGCCGTTGAGCTGCTGTTCGATCACCTGTGTGACGTTCTGCTCGAGCGTCTCCGCATCGGCGCCGGGATAGACCACGTTGATCGCCAACGAAGGCGGGGCGACCTCGGGATATTGTTCGATCGGCAAGGCGCGCAGGGCGATAAAGCCCGACAGCAGGATGCCCAGCGAGATCACCCAGGCGAAGATCGGCCGGTCAATGAAGAAACGCGCCATGATCAATCCGCCTTTGCAGCGGGCGTGGGGGCTGCGGCCTTGCGGCCGGTGGCGGCATTGGCGATCTGCACGGGCATGCCGGGCTGCAGTTTCTGCAGGTTCGACACGATCACCCGGTCGCCGGGTTTGAGCCCGCTTTCCACGACCCAGCTATCACCCATCAGCTGGCCCAGCTTGACGGGGCGGACCGCGGCCTTCCCGTCCTTGTCGACGATCATCACCGTGCCGCCCGCATCGGCCACCGTGACCGCGCGCTGCGGAATGGCGATTACATCGGTGACCTTGCCGGCATAAATTCGCGCGTTGACGAATTCGCCCGGCAGCAGGAGCCCGTCGGGATTGGGAAACTCGGCGCGCAGCTGGACCGTGCCGGTCGCCTCGTCGACCGAGAAGTCGAGGAATTCGATCAGACCGGGCAGTTCGTATTCGGTCCCATCGGGGAACAGCAGCCGGACCTCGACCGCATCGCCGGGAGCAAGGTCAAGCTGACCGCTGGCAATCGCGCGGCGGATCTGGAGCACTTCGGTGGCCGATTGCGAGAAGGAGACGTAGATCGGCGAGATCTGCTCGATCCGCGTCATCAGCGTTCCCTCCGCCTGCGACACCAGCGCGCCTTCGGTCACCGCAGCACGTCCGGCGCGGCCCGAAATCGGTGCGCGAACCGTGGTATAGCCGAGCTGGAGCGAGGACGCGCGCAGCTGCGCCTGGATCTGCGCGACATTGGCATTGGCTTCGCGCGCGGCGGCCTGCGCAGCGTCGAATTCCTGACCGCTGATGGCATTCTCGGCAACCAGCGGGCGATAGCGTGCGACCACTGCATTTGCATTTGCCGCAGTGGCCTTGGCGCGGTCGCGAGGCTGGCCTGCGTCTGCGCATAGCTGGCGCGCAGTTCCGCCGGATCGATGCGGAACAGTGCCTGCCCCTGTCCGACATCGGTGCCCTCTTCATAGACCCGCTGCTGGACGATCCCGGTGACGCGTGCGCGGACTTCCGCGACCCGGACCGGCTCGACGCGTCCGGGCAGTTCGAGAATGTTGTCGAGATCGGTTTCGCCGACCGTGATCGTCCGGACCGGGATGGCCTGGCCCTCTGGCGCCGTATCGGGTGACGAGCAGGCGGCGGCTACGAGACCGAGCAGAAGCAGGAGCAGAGTGCGAAGATGCGTCATGGGGATTCCTTGCGAGGTGCGACTCACCCTGCGACCGGTGGTGCGATTAGCGCCGCGTTTTGACAATTTCGATACACTTGTAAATTGACATTTTTGCATCAGATGTCCAGTTAACCTGCATGGAAGAGAGAGCATGCAGGATCGCCGCGGCGGGCTATGGGGTCATCAGCCAGTACGGCATCAGACGCGCCACAATGAACGATGTCGCTACGGCAGCGGGAGTTTCGCGCCAGACCATATACAATGTCTTCCCGAATCGCGAGGCGCTGCTGCTCGGCGTCGCGCGGTATCATTTCGAATCGAAGTGGAGGGCGATACGCGAGTTCTGCGCCACGACCCCTGACCGGCGCAAACGGTTCGAGGCATTGCTCGACAATCTGGTCATCGAGCCTTGGGAATCGATGCAGTCGATGCCGCATGCCGACGAGCTCGAGCTCGAACTGGCCACCACGATCAAGCAGGAACTCGTCGAGGTTCACCTCGAGGCACAGCGCAATCTTTGTGAATTCCTGCTCGAATATCAGGAGGCGCTCGAACGCCGGCACATTACCGCCAAGGGGCTTGGCGAAATGCTCCACCATTCGATCGTCGGCCTGAAAATGAGCACCACGACGCGCGAACAGATCGAATCCGTCGCCGCCACCATGCTGGCCTGCTTGCTGGCGCTTACCGATCCGGATGGCGCGTAAAGCGGATATTGGCCTGTGTTCCGGGACGCATCCGGACACGCCGAAAGCGGCTAGTGATCAGCTCAAATCGCGCGCGGCCGCGTGCCGTTCCGCCACAGGGACGCAAGCGGATCCTCGATCTGGATGCTACAATAGAAGTTGGTCGGGGAGAGAGGATTCGAACCTCCGGCCCCTGCCTCCCGAAGACAGTGCTCTACCAGGCTGAGCTACTCCCCGACCGGATCGGCCCGCGGCTTTGTGAAGCCTTGGGTGCGAAGCAAGGCGCGCCCTATAGGTGGGGATTGCGGCACACGCAAGCAGGCAATTCGGGCAAATCGGGCCTAGGAAGAATCTCCGCAGCAAAACGAGCATCCCGTGTCCGAATCGCACCCTGAACAGCCCTATCTCGAACTCATGCGCCGCATCTGGTCGGAGGGTGACGAACGGATGGACCGGACCGGCGTCGGAACGCGGTCGGTCTTCGGCGCGATGCTGCGGTTCGACCTCGCCGACGGCGCGATGCCGCTGGTGACGACCAAACGGGTTTACTGGAAGACCGCGACGCGCGAATTGTTGTGGTTCCTTACCGGCAACACCAACATCCGCCCGCTCGTGCTCCAAGGCGTCAAGATATGGAACGAATGGCCGCATGCGCGCTATGTGAAGGAAACGGGCGAGGCGATCGCGCTGGAGCAATTCGTACAGCGGATCGCGGGGGACGAAACCTTCGCCGCGCGCTGGGGCGACCTCGGCCCGGTCTACGGCAAGCAATGGGTTGATTGGCCGACCTACGAAGCGCAGGGCGATGGCAGCTACCGGTCGGGGCCGGGGATCAACCAGGTCGCGCAGGTGGTCGAATCGCTGCGCAGCAATCCGGGTAGCCGGCGGCATATCATCGAGGGCTGGAACGTCGCCGAACTCGATGCGATGGCGCTGCCGCCGTGTCACAAGACCTATCAGTTCCATGTTGCGGGGGATCGCCTCAACTGCCTGCTCTACCAGCGCAGCTGCGATGTCGCGCTGGGGCTGCCGTTCAACCTGTGGTCGGCAGCGTTGCTGACGCGGATGATCGCGCAGCAGGTCGGCCTCGAGCCCGGCGAGCTCGTCTGGACGGGCGGGGACACGCACCTCTATCTCAACCACGAAGCACTGATAGACGAGCAGCTGTCGCGGGAACCGCAGGGTCGCCCGCGCCTTGAGATAGTGCGGCGTCCGCCTTCCATCTTCGACTACGCGATCGAGGATTTCGTGGTTCACGATTACACGCCGCATGCGCCGATCAAGGCGCCCGTCGCGGTGTGATTCGGCCCCTGACTTGACCGTTTCCCATCCGTGAAATAAAATAACGCCTAAGCGTAAGATTGCGTCTGGGAGACGATTCTATGGCCGACAGGCCCAAGGGTAGTGCAGAAGGCGAGAACCGTCCGGCTCTCTCGCTGCATGTGCCCGAACCCAAGTTCCGGCCGGGCGACACGGTCGATTTCTCGCACATCGACGTGCCCGAGGCCGGCAGCATGGCGCGGCCCGACGAGGCCTGTGACCCTGCGGAGATGCGCGATCTGGCTTATGGGCTGGTCCGCGTGCTGGGCGATGACGACAAGGCACACGGGCCGTGGGATCCCAAGCTCGACGCGGACACGCTGCGCGCCATGCTCGGCCACATGGCGATGACGCGCGCGTTCGACGAACGCATGTTTCGCGGCCAGCGGCAGGGCAAGACCAGCTTCTATATGAAGTGCACCGGCGAGGAGGCGACCAGCGTCTCGGCCTCGATGGCGCTGGCGGGGGACGACATGGTCTTTCCCAGCTACCGCCAGCAGGGCATCCTGATCCAGCGCGGTTACCCGCTGATCGAGATGATCAACCAGATCTACTCGAACAAGGGCGACAAGCTGAAGGGCCGCCAGCTGCCGATCATGTATTCGAGCCGCGAGCACAGCTTCTTCACCATCAGCGGCAATCTCGCGACGCAGACCCCGCAGGCGGTGGGCTGGGCAATGGCCAGCGCGATGAAGGGCGACAGCCGGATCGCCGCGACGTGGGTGGGCGAGGGCAGCACCGCGGAGGGCGACTTCCATTCGGCCTGCACCTTCGCGACGGTGTATAATGCACCGGTTATCCTCAACGTTATCAACAACCAGTGGGCGATCTCCAGCTTCAGTGGTTTCGCCGGGGCGGAGCGCACCACCTTTGCCGCACGCGCACTGGGCTACGGCCTTGCGGGTCTGCGGGTGGACGGCAACGACGCGCTGGCGTGTTATGCCGCTGAACGCTGGGCAGCCAATCGCGCGCGCGCCAACGCCGGGCCGACGCTGATCGAGTTCTTTACCTACCGGGCCGAAGGGCATTCCACCTCGGACGATCCTAGCGGCTATCGCAGCGCGCAGGAACGCAGCGAATGGCCGCTCGGCGATCCGGTGATGCGGCTGAAGAACCACCTCATCGCGCTTGGCGAATGGGACGAGGAGCGGCAGGAGAAGATGGACCTCGAGGCGGCCGAACACGTCAAGAAGGTGACCAAGGAAGCCGAGGCCAACGGTATCCTCGGCCACGGTCTCCACCACCCGTTCCGCACCATGTTCGAAGACGTCTTCGAAGAGCTTCCCTGGCACCTGCGCGAGCAGGCTGACCAGGCGGTGCACGAGCGCAAGACCAAGTTTCCCGAAGGATTGCCCGAGGCATGAGCGAGACCCAGACCAAGGACCTGCCCGCAGGCACGCAGGACGGTGAACGCCGTCTCAATATGATCGAGGCGATCAACGATGCGCTCGACGTGTCGATGGGCCGCGACGACGATGTCGTGGTGATGGGCGAGGACGTCGGCTATTTCGGCGGCGTCTTCCGCTGCACCGCGGGGCTGCAGGACAAATACGGCAAGACGCGCGTGTTCGACACGCCGATCAACGAATGCGGGATCATCGCGGTGGCAGTGGGGATGGGCGCCTATGGCCTGCGCCCGGTGCCTGAGATTCAGTTCGCCGATTACATCTACCCCGGGCTCGACCAGCTGATCTCCGAGGCGGCGCGCCTGCGCTATCGTTCGGCAGGCGAATATATTGCACCGATGACCGTCCGATCGCCCTTTGGCGGGGGCATCTTCGGCGGCCAGACGCACAGCCAGAGCCCAGAAGCGATCTTTACGCATGTATCGGGCCTCAAGACGGTTATCCCGGCCACGCCCTATGACGCCAAGGGGCTGCTGATCTCGTGCATCGAGGACAATGACCCGGTCATCTTCTTCGAACCCAAGCGCATCTACAACGGCCCGTTCTCGGGCTATTACGACAAGCCGGTGCAGCCGTGGAAGAAGTTCGACGCCAGCGTCGTGCCCGAAGGCTATTACAAGATCCCGCTGGGCAAGGCGCGGCACGTCACCGAAGGCGACCGGCTGACCGTCCTCGCCTATGGCACGATGGTCCATGTGGTCGAGGCGGTGTGCCGCGAGAAGGGCGTCGAAGCCGACATCCTCGACCTGCGCACGCTGGTTCCGCTCGACATCGAAGCGATCGAAGCCTCGATCGAACGCACCGGGCGCTGCCTGATCGTGCACGAAGCGACCCGGACGAGCGGTTTCGGGGCGGAGCTTTCCGCGCTGGTGACCGAGCGCTGTTTCTATCATCTCGAAGCCCCGGTCGAACGCGTGACCGGCTTCGACACACCCTATCCCCACAGCCTCGAATGGGCCTATTTCCCCGGTCCGATCCGCATCGGCGAGGCCATCGACAAGATCCTCAAGGACTGATCCCATGGCGAAATTCACCTTCAACATGCCCGATATCGGCGAAGGCATCGCCGAGGCCGAGATTGTGCAATGGCACAAGCAGGTCGGCGATCAGATCAGCGAAGACGAAGAATTCGTCGACATGATGACCGACAAGGCCACCGTGCCGATGGAAAGCCCCGTGAACGGCAAGATCCTCGAGATCGCCGGCGGGGAGGGCGACATGGTATCGATCGGCTCGATGCTCGTCGTCATCGAGGTCGAAGGCGAAGTGCCTGAGGATGTCGTCGAGGAAGCCGCGCCTGCAACCGAGGCTGCGCCCGCATCGGCCCCCGCGCCGAAGGACGAGGCGGTCGAGGAACGGATCGAGGTCGAGAACTCGGATGCGTCCGATGCCGACGATGCGCTGGCGGCCGATCCGAAGCCCGAGCCGCTTCCTGCGCCGACGCCCGCGCCCGAACCGGTCCAGCACGCCAAAGTTCTCGCCACCCCGGCGGTGCGCAAGCGCGCCAAGGACCTCGGCGTCGACCTGGCGCAGGTGAAGCCGGCCGAGGACGGCCGCGTTCGGCACGGCGATCTCGACCAGTTCCTGTCCTACAATGCCGGCTATGGCGCCGCCGCCGCGCCCCGTGCGGACGAAGAGAAGAAGGTCATCGGCATGCGCCGCCGTATCGCCGAGAACATGGCTGCATCGAAGCGCAACATCCCGCATTTCTCCTATGTCGAGGAATGCGATGTCACCGATCTGGAAGTGCTGCGTGCGCAGCTCAACAGCAACCGCGGCGACAAGCCCAAGCTGACCATCCTGCCGCTGCTGATCACCGCGATCTGCAAGACGCTGCCCGACTTCCCGATGATCAACGCCCGCTACGACGACGAAGGCGGTGTGGTGACACGTCACGGCGCGGTGCATCTGGGCATGGCTGCGCAGACCGATGCCGGGCTGATGGTCCCGGTGATCCGGGATGCGCAGGCGAAGAACCCGTGGCAACTCGCCAACGAAATCTCGCGCCTGGCCGAGGCAGCCCGTAGCGGCACGGCGAAGAGCGAGGAATTGCAGGGCGGCACGCTGACGGTCACTTCGCTCGGCCCCCTGGGCGGCGTGGCGACGACACCGGTTATCAATCGCCCCGAAGTCGCGATCATCGGCCCCAACCGCATCATCGAACGCCCGATGTATGTCACCGGCAGCGATGGCGCCGAGCGGATCGAGAAGCGCAAGCTGATGAATATCTCGATTAGCTGCGACCACCGCGTGGTCGATGGCTGGGACGCGGCGAGCTTCGTCCAGGCGCTCAAGAAGCTGCTCGAAACCCCGGCGCTGATCCTCGTGGATTGATCTGCTAGGCTGTCACGCATGACGCGTGACAGCCGAGTCGACGAATACATCGACAGGGCGCAGCCTTTTGCGCAGCCGATCCTGCACCACATTCGTGATCTCGTGCACCGGGCGCTGCCCGATACGGTCGAGGCGATCAAATGGGGCGTCCCGCATTTCGTGGTAGGCGGGAAGAATGCCGTCGGGATGGCGGCGTTCAAGAACCATGCGTCCCTAATGCTGTGCAGCGAAGAATTCGCTGGCGGCGGAATGGGAAATTTCGGCCGGATCACCGCGCTCGACATGCTTCCCGCCGATGATGAGCTGATCGCGCGGTTCAAACAGGCGGCCCAGGATGCGCAAGCGCCTATGGCCGCCCGGCAGAGGCCGAAGCCGCCGATCGCGATGCCCGACGATTTCCGCGATGCGCTCGCCAGGTGCGACGGTGCGATTGCCGTCTGGAAGGGTTTTACCGATGCCCAGCGACGCGATTATCTCGATTGGGTGGTAAGCGCCAAACGCGAAGCGACCCGCGCGAAACGCATTGCCACCGCTGCCGTATGGATCGGCGAGGGCAAGCGGCGTAACTGGAAATATGAAAGCTGTTAGGGCCGCTGGGCGAGGCGGCTAATCCGCGTATCGCCGTCGCCGCCGGACCCCGGTGCGATATAGGCCGATTGCTGGATGCCGAAAGCCGATTGGGTCGCACCTCCGCCGGCACAAAGCAGGCCGATGGAAAAGGCGAGAATGGCTCTTGTCAGCATGTCAGCCCCCCATTTTACCCCGCGTGCAAAGTCTGATCAGATTATCGGCAAAGAGGGTTAAAAATGGGTAAATCCGGTCCCGGTTTCGGCGCGTGCGGACAAGTGCCAAAAAACCGCAACATCGGCCATTGACAGGAATCGGACCCTGCCTTAGTGGCGCGGCTCCCAAGCGGTGCAACGCTTCAAGCGGGTGTAGCTCAGATGGTTAGAGTGCCGGCCTGTCACGCCGGAGGTCGCGGGTTCGAGCCCCGTCACTCGCGCCACTTGGGACGTTTTCTGACAATAGTCTGACGCCTAGGCGGATGCGGATTTTTCCGCATCCGCCAGTCGGCGCAGGTTCTCTTCATGCATGCCTTTGTCGATCCGGTAGCGCGCAATGAAGAACAGCGCGGAAAGCCACAGGATCAGCAATGCGGGCGCGTAGGACGCACCCAGTCGCCACAGGATATCGGGGTCCACACTCGCCGGGTCGGCACCTTCGGGAAAGTCGATCAGCGACAGGATCAGGCCCGCCGCGAGCACGCCGAACCCCTGCGTGGTTTTGCGCGTGAAGGTCATCGCCGCATAATAGACGCCTTCCGAACGCCGACCGG
This genomic window from Qipengyuania sp. HL-TH1 contains:
- a CDS encoding alpha-ketoacid dehydrogenase subunit beta, producing the protein MSETQTKDLPAGTQDGERRLNMIEAINDALDVSMGRDDDVVVMGEDVGYFGGVFRCTAGLQDKYGKTRVFDTPINECGIIAVAVGMGAYGLRPVPEIQFADYIYPGLDQLISEAARLRYRSAGEYIAPMTVRSPFGGGIFGGQTHSQSPEAIFTHVSGLKTVIPATPYDAKGLLISCIEDNDPVIFFEPKRIYNGPFSGYYDKPVQPWKKFDASVVPEGYYKIPLGKARHVTEGDRLTVLAYGTMVHVVEAVCREKGVEADILDLRTLVPLDIEAIEASIERTGRCLIVHEATRTSGFGAELSALVTERCFYHLEAPVERVTGFDTPYPHSLEWAYFPGPIRIGEAIDKILKD
- a CDS encoding TetR/AcrR family transcriptional regulator — protein: MEERACRIAAAGYGVISQYGIRRATMNDVATAAGVSRQTIYNVFPNREALLLGVARYHFESKWRAIREFCATTPDRRKRFEALLDNLVIEPWESMQSMPHADELELELATTIKQELVEVHLEAQRNLCEFLLEYQEALERRHITAKGLGEMLHHSIVGLKMSTTTREQIESVAATMLACLLALTDPDGA
- the thyA gene encoding thymidylate synthase translates to MSESHPEQPYLELMRRIWSEGDERMDRTGVGTRSVFGAMLRFDLADGAMPLVTTKRVYWKTATRELLWFLTGNTNIRPLVLQGVKIWNEWPHARYVKETGEAIALEQFVQRIAGDETFAARWGDLGPVYGKQWVDWPTYEAQGDGSYRSGPGINQVAQVVESLRSNPGSRRHIIEGWNVAELDAMALPPCHKTYQFHVAGDRLNCLLYQRSCDVALGLPFNLWSAALLTRMIAQQVGLEPGELVWTGGDTHLYLNHEALIDEQLSREPQGRPRLEIVRRPPSIFDYAIEDFVVHDYTPHAPIKAPVAV
- a CDS encoding YdeI/OmpD-associated family protein produces the protein MTRDSRVDEYIDRAQPFAQPILHHIRDLVHRALPDTVEAIKWGVPHFVVGGKNAVGMAAFKNHASLMLCSEEFAGGGMGNFGRITALDMLPADDELIARFKQAAQDAQAPMAARQRPKPPIAMPDDFRDALARCDGAIAVWKGFTDAQRRDYLDWVVSAKREATRAKRIATAAVWIGEGKRRNWKYESC
- a CDS encoding dihydrolipoamide acetyltransferase family protein gives rise to the protein MAKFTFNMPDIGEGIAEAEIVQWHKQVGDQISEDEEFVDMMTDKATVPMESPVNGKILEIAGGEGDMVSIGSMLVVIEVEGEVPEDVVEEAAPATEAAPASAPAPKDEAVEERIEVENSDASDADDALAADPKPEPLPAPTPAPEPVQHAKVLATPAVRKRAKDLGVDLAQVKPAEDGRVRHGDLDQFLSYNAGYGAAAAPRADEEKKVIGMRRRIAENMAASKRNIPHFSYVEECDVTDLEVLRAQLNSNRGDKPKLTILPLLITAICKTLPDFPMINARYDDEGGVVTRHGAVHLGMAAQTDAGLMVPVIRDAQAKNPWQLANEISRLAEAARSGTAKSEELQGGTLTVTSLGPLGGVATTPVINRPEVAIIGPNRIIERPMYVTGSDGAERIEKRKLMNISISCDHRVVDGWDAASFVQALKKLLETPALILVD
- a CDS encoding 3-methyl-2-oxobutanoate dehydrogenase (2-methylpropanoyl-transferring) subunit alpha, which encodes MADRPKGSAEGENRPALSLHVPEPKFRPGDTVDFSHIDVPEAGSMARPDEACDPAEMRDLAYGLVRVLGDDDKAHGPWDPKLDADTLRAMLGHMAMTRAFDERMFRGQRQGKTSFYMKCTGEEATSVSASMALAGDDMVFPSYRQQGILIQRGYPLIEMINQIYSNKGDKLKGRQLPIMYSSREHSFFTISGNLATQTPQAVGWAMASAMKGDSRIAATWVGEGSTAEGDFHSACTFATVYNAPVILNVINNQWAISSFSGFAGAERTTFAARALGYGLAGLRVDGNDALACYAAERWAANRARANAGPTLIEFFTYRAEGHSTSDDPSGYRSAQERSEWPLGDPVMRLKNHLIALGEWDEERQEKMDLEAAEHVKKVTKEAEANGILGHGLHHPFRTMFEDVFEELPWHLREQADQAVHERKTKFPEGLPEA
- a CDS encoding efflux RND transporter periplasmic adaptor subunit — protein: MVARYRPLVAENAISGQEFDAAQAAAREANANVAQIQAQLRASSLQLGYTTVRAPISGRAGRAAVTEGALVSQAEGTLMTRIEQISPIYVSFSQSATEVLQIRRAIASGQLDLAPGDAVEVRLLFPDGTEYELPGLIEFLDFSVDEATGTVQLRAEFPNPDGLLLPGEFVNARIYAGKVTDVIAIPQRAVTVADAGGTVMIVDKDGKAAVRPVKLGQLMGDSWVVESGLKPGDRVIVSNLQKLQPGMPVQIANAATGRKAAAPTPAAKAD